A single window of uncultured Pseudodesulfovibrio sp. DNA harbors:
- a CDS encoding tetratricopeptide repeat protein has translation MNKLFLLITIAFITLACAPSPKHAGNMSMTVKDYQAAATYYETALEQNPDSVILLTNLGRAYYNLADYAKAETNFTAATQVEPGYPQAVFYLGLSTLAQGDRAAGFGILTNFRYPGKPEVTRSVTSMAHQLTGNTDATTEYLIDKMAQAWTEGMTMDKRADFK, from the coding sequence ATGAATAAATTATTTCTTCTCATAACAATAGCCTTCATAACCTTGGCTTGTGCGCCTTCGCCAAAACACGCCGGAAACATGTCCATGACCGTCAAGGATTATCAGGCTGCGGCAACCTACTATGAAACCGCCTTGGAACAAAACCCCGATTCCGTCATCTTGCTGACCAACCTTGGTCGTGCGTACTACAATCTGGCCGATTACGCCAAGGCCGAGACAAACTTCACGGCTGCCACTCAGGTTGAACCGGGATACCCTCAAGCCGTCTTTTATCTTGGACTGTCCACCCTTGCGCAAGGCGACCGTGCGGCCGGGTTCGGCATACTGACCAACTTCCGCTATCCAGGCAAGCCCGAAGTGACCCGTTCTGTCACAAGTATGGCTCATCAGCTCACGGGCAACACCGACGCCACTACCGAATACCTCATCGACAAAATGGCTCAGGCGTGGACAGAAGGCATGACCATGGATAAACGGGCTGACTTCAAATAA
- a CDS encoding MiaB/RimO family radical SAM methylthiotransferase, protein MITFYTATLGCKINQYETRSIGEAWAGGDAREVSTPQEANLILVNSCAVTANAVADLRQSVRRFHRDNPKAEIIITGCAAQIMPEELGKLPGVVRVVSQEDKPQLLEGPEGTSQPGTDKPGFAPFSINGYGRARAVVKVQDGCSHNCTYCIIPTTRGKSISRPVNEVVDEISRLLVAGFREFILSGINLRHFGRGLDEKIDFWDLISRLESEFGLDWAGRARFRISSVEPGQLTDKALDVLNRSSMVCPQLHLSLQSGDPEVLRAMGRGHYDPLSAVTFLERLREHWPVIGLGADLITGFPGETEAQFENTMELCRALPMTYGHIFPYSERPGTRAADMVDSVDVPIRKARAARLRELVNEKKKSFLNSLLDQPHLDVLVQDDKGRGVSEYYAACCFVTLPAGTKPRSLVRARPVRLEKNVILVEPLEIA, encoded by the coding sequence ATGATTACCTTTTATACCGCTACCCTGGGTTGCAAGATCAACCAATATGAAACCCGATCCATTGGTGAAGCATGGGCCGGGGGGGATGCTCGTGAAGTGTCCACTCCGCAGGAAGCCAATCTTATTTTGGTCAATTCCTGTGCCGTGACCGCCAATGCCGTGGCTGATTTGCGGCAATCCGTCCGTCGTTTTCATCGCGACAACCCGAAGGCCGAGATTATTATTACCGGCTGTGCGGCCCAAATCATGCCCGAAGAATTGGGCAAGCTGCCCGGTGTGGTTCGTGTGGTGTCACAGGAAGACAAACCGCAACTCCTTGAAGGACCGGAAGGGACGAGTCAACCGGGTACGGACAAGCCGGGATTCGCGCCGTTTTCCATCAACGGATATGGTCGTGCTCGTGCCGTGGTCAAAGTACAAGACGGATGCTCTCATAATTGTACCTATTGCATTATTCCGACCACTCGCGGCAAATCCATCAGCCGTCCGGTGAACGAGGTGGTGGATGAGATTTCTCGTCTGCTGGTTGCAGGATTCCGTGAATTTATTTTGAGCGGAATCAATTTGCGACATTTCGGGCGCGGATTGGATGAGAAAATCGATTTTTGGGATTTGATATCCCGTCTTGAATCCGAGTTCGGTCTGGATTGGGCTGGCCGGGCGCGGTTTCGTATTTCATCTGTTGAGCCGGGGCAGCTTACTGATAAGGCCCTTGATGTCCTGAATCGATCCTCCATGGTCTGTCCGCAATTGCATCTTTCCTTGCAAAGCGGTGATCCTGAAGTACTTCGGGCCATGGGACGCGGACATTATGATCCATTGTCCGCAGTGACTTTTTTGGAACGACTCCGTGAGCATTGGCCCGTCATTGGACTCGGTGCAGACCTTATCACTGGATTTCCCGGAGAAACTGAAGCGCAGTTTGAGAATACCATGGAATTATGTCGCGCTTTGCCAATGACCTACGGGCATATTTTCCCGTATTCCGAAAGGCCGGGGACGCGGGCTGCCGACATGGTGGATTCTGTGGACGTCCCCATACGCAAGGCGCGCGCTGCTCGATTACGGGAATTAGTGAATGAAAAGAAAAAGTCTTTTTTGAATTCCCTGCTCGACCAACCCCATCTCGACGTGCTTGTTCAGGATGACAAGGGGCGTGGGGTCAGTGAGTATTATGCGGCCTGCTGTTTTGTTACCCTGCCAGCAGGGACCAAGCCGCGTTCTCTGGTCCGGGCGAGACCTGTAAGACTGGAGAAAAACGTGATTCTGGTTGAACCGTTGGAGATCGCATGA
- a CDS encoding DUF4416 family protein, producing the protein MSTPKTPEPGLLIISILSANWDAFWPDLLKALEERFGPADDICEPFAFDQTGYYDAELGTPITRRIVSFEKLHPLDDLADIKLFTNALEKRYADGDNRVFNLDPGFITLQSLVLATGKKFSHRIYLKEGIWADLTLIWQKKQWVVFPWTFPDYAGEDMKSRLTKLRQSYKNTLSKPQT; encoded by the coding sequence ATGAGTACGCCGAAAACCCCTGAACCGGGATTGTTGATCATATCCATATTGAGTGCGAATTGGGATGCGTTCTGGCCGGATCTGCTCAAGGCTTTGGAAGAACGTTTCGGCCCTGCGGATGACATTTGTGAGCCGTTCGCGTTTGATCAGACCGGGTACTACGATGCTGAATTGGGTACCCCCATCACTCGCCGTATTGTTTCCTTCGAGAAGTTGCATCCGCTCGATGATTTGGCGGATATCAAACTGTTCACAAATGCATTGGAAAAGCGGTATGCTGATGGTGATAATCGGGTGTTTAATCTTGATCCCGGATTTATCACGTTGCAGAGTCTTGTTTTGGCAACGGGTAAGAAATTTTCGCACCGTATTTACCTCAAAGAGGGAATATGGGCAGACTTGACTCTGATCTGGCAGAAAAAACAGTGGGTTGTCTTTCCATGGACATTTCCCGACTATGCCGGAGAGGACATGAAATCTCGGCTGACAAAGTTGCGTCAGTCGTATAAAAACACGCTGAGCAAGCCGCAAACGTAA
- a CDS encoding YicC/YloC family endoribonuclease has product MPVSMTGFGRFETNEDAWTHVWEIKSVNGRYLDVKWRMPGYLRSLENGWEKIVRTYASRGRVDVSLNLEVLDSGILGMTFNETMAQAMFEQMEKLAQSRGEKFEPDYNRVLSMSSLWRDNGSEPDPGLSESLTNGLEAALKDWVDSRSVEGEAMGDDLTTRLDTLRDLAQKVATRIPDILEAKKSTLRQRIIDMLDSANAEFSEDRMLQEVAYLTDKLDVSEELTRLDAHLDRLSEVLAAKGNVGKKLDFLVQETFREINTCGNKAQDTEVSRLVVDFKAELERCREQVQNIE; this is encoded by the coding sequence ATGCCTGTAAGTATGACCGGATTCGGTCGTTTTGAAACCAATGAAGACGCCTGGACACATGTTTGGGAAATCAAGAGTGTTAACGGCCGTTATCTCGACGTTAAATGGCGCATGCCCGGTTACCTGCGTTCCCTTGAGAACGGATGGGAAAAGATCGTTCGTACCTACGCCTCACGCGGAAGGGTGGACGTATCCCTGAACCTTGAAGTGCTGGATTCCGGCATTCTCGGTATGACTTTCAACGAGACCATGGCTCAGGCCATGTTTGAGCAGATGGAAAAGCTCGCCCAGTCTCGTGGCGAGAAGTTTGAGCCTGATTATAATCGGGTGCTGTCCATGTCATCTTTGTGGCGTGACAACGGTTCTGAGCCTGATCCCGGTTTGTCCGAGAGTCTGACGAATGGTCTTGAGGCTGCGCTGAAGGATTGGGTTGATTCCCGTTCTGTGGAAGGTGAGGCCATGGGTGATGATCTCACGACTCGTCTGGATACCCTGCGTGACCTTGCACAGAAAGTGGCGACTCGTATTCCTGATATTCTTGAAGCTAAGAAGTCCACACTCAGGCAACGCATCATCGATATGCTCGACTCGGCCAATGCGGAGTTTTCCGAAGACCGGATGCTTCAGGAAGTGGCTTATCTTACAGACAAGCTGGATGTTTCCGAAGAGTTGACCCGTCTGGATGCTCATCTGGATCGCTTGAGCGAAGTCCTGGCAGCCAAAGGGAATGTGGGTAAGAAGCTCGATTTTTTGGTGCAGGAAACTTTCCGCGAAATCAATACCTGCGGCAACAAGGCTCAGGACACCGAGGTCAGTCGACTGGTCGTTGATTTCAAAGCTGAGTTGGAGCGGTGTCGCGAACAGGTCCAGAACATAGAATAG
- a CDS encoding DUF370 domain-containing protein, with the protein MQKQGLLNVGFGNFVVLDRVISIVNPSSAPMRRLREDARADGRLIDATQGRKTRAIIVTDSNHVVLSAIQAETIGQRFSADEGE; encoded by the coding sequence ATGCAGAAGCAGGGATTACTCAACGTCGGTTTTGGTAATTTCGTTGTCCTCGACAGGGTCATTTCCATCGTCAATCCATCCAGTGCCCCCATGCGGCGGTTGAGGGAAGACGCGCGTGCCGATGGACGGCTTATCGATGCCACTCAGGGACGTAAAACCAGGGCCATTATTGTGACTGATTCCAATCACGTGGTCCTGTCAGCCATTCAGGCGGAAACCATTGGTCAGCGGTTCAGTGCTGACGAAGGGGAATAG
- the gmk gene encoding guanylate kinase — MKQEDHKFRLGQVLVVCAPSGTGKSTLISMLREEFSDFGFSVSYTTRAPRGEEQNGREYNFISREAFVAMRSRGDFCEWAEVHGNFYGTATKPVEKMLDSGRDVLFDIDVQGAKQLKKTFYKGTFVFLLPPSREELVRRLEGRGTDSADSIERRLNNAIGELSQAKWFDYWVVNDSLDEAYQELKAVYLAGKCKPSLRPGILGNIQKTWEDDG, encoded by the coding sequence GTGAAGCAAGAAGATCATAAATTCAGGCTGGGACAGGTCCTTGTGGTTTGTGCTCCCAGCGGCACCGGCAAGTCCACGCTGATATCCATGCTTCGGGAAGAGTTCTCGGATTTTGGATTTTCCGTATCCTATACCACTCGTGCACCGCGTGGTGAGGAACAGAATGGGCGTGAATACAATTTCATTTCTCGCGAAGCTTTTGTGGCAATGCGGAGCCGGGGAGACTTTTGCGAATGGGCTGAAGTTCACGGTAATTTTTATGGAACGGCCACCAAGCCGGTGGAAAAGATGCTCGATTCCGGGCGGGACGTGCTGTTTGATATTGACGTGCAGGGCGCCAAGCAACTCAAGAAAACGTTCTACAAAGGGACGTTCGTTTTTTTGTTGCCACCGTCCCGTGAAGAACTTGTGCGTCGGCTTGAAGGACGTGGCACTGATTCCGCCGATTCTATTGAACGTCGGTTGAACAATGCTATCGGTGAGCTTTCTCAGGCCAAGTGGTTTGACTATTGGGTAGTCAATGACTCTTTGGATGAAGCGTACCAAGAGCTGAAGGCTGTATATCTGGCTGGTAAATGCAAGCCTTCGTTGCGCCCCGGTATTTTAGGTAATATTCAAAAGACATGGGAAGACGATGGCTGA
- the pyrF gene encoding orotidine-5'-phosphate decarboxylase: MADLVVALDYKDAESAFAMARTLKGAAPWMKVGLELFTAEGPKVVSGLKEMGFKVFLDLKFFDIPNTVQGAVRSAVRSGADMVNIHALGGERMAKAAMVGCTEGVAFGQESPMVLAVTMLTSMAAGDLPVDNASDPSEMALDLAVKAKQYGLNGVVCSGLEAERIKAACGNDFICLTPGIRPASADAGDQRRVVTPAQAVRSGSDYLVVGRPVTQATNPRDAALAIVEEMEQVK; encoded by the coding sequence ATGGCTGATCTGGTTGTTGCGCTTGATTACAAGGATGCTGAATCCGCTTTTGCCATGGCACGGACTCTCAAAGGGGCCGCGCCGTGGATGAAGGTCGGTTTGGAGTTGTTTACTGCCGAGGGGCCGAAAGTTGTTTCCGGTCTCAAGGAGATGGGATTCAAGGTCTTTTTGGACCTGAAATTCTTTGATATTCCCAATACCGTACAGGGCGCGGTCCGTTCCGCAGTTCGTTCCGGTGCGGATATGGTCAATATCCATGCCTTGGGTGGAGAGCGTATGGCCAAGGCCGCCATGGTTGGATGCACCGAAGGCGTTGCTTTCGGGCAGGAATCACCCATGGTACTTGCTGTGACCATGCTGACCAGTATGGCCGCCGGTGATCTGCCTGTTGACAATGCGTCCGATCCATCGGAGATGGCCCTTGACCTGGCTGTGAAAGCCAAGCAATATGGCTTAAATGGAGTGGTTTGCTCCGGCCTTGAGGCCGAGCGAATCAAAGCGGCTTGTGGGAATGACTTTATTTGCCTGACACCGGGCATTCGGCCGGCTTCGGCGGATGCAGGTGACCAGCGACGGGTAGTGACTCCCGCGCAAGCTGTTCGGAGTGGTTCAGATTACCTTGTGGTGGGACGGCCTGTTACGCAGGCAACGAATCCACGGGATGCCGCTTTGGCGATTGTCGAGGAGATGGAACAGGTCAAGTAG
- a CDS encoding tetratricopeptide repeat protein has translation MSDQESTVRAEQEIVRDGAEKIKGIFSTQTVAKVGTGTTQRKTIQKTYWDVEEQDETIISVQPLNRNYVPSGPKRQIERDDFLTKFNPEPEFYVSTVYPAIKEMDGAIVRGEKHRERGAAYSAEFEYQQAMSIDEENVRANFGLGLTYLDRGDQVKANDIFERLVGLEAAFEAEHKHLFNDFGINMRKNKMYDQALQYYLRAEELVKNDEHLFHNIARCYFEKGNVDECKKYLIKSLAVNPNLEASKQFWTYLQTQGYVKDGEAPGVSIELQPRDSSQSEKNAGKSNGAGGAPLSMNLD, from the coding sequence ATGTCCGATCAGGAATCAACAGTGAGGGCCGAGCAGGAAATCGTTCGCGATGGTGCAGAAAAGATTAAGGGTATCTTTTCTACTCAGACCGTGGCGAAGGTCGGCACTGGTACGACGCAGCGAAAGACCATTCAGAAAACCTACTGGGATGTCGAAGAGCAGGATGAAACCATTATTTCCGTTCAGCCTTTGAATAGGAATTATGTTCCATCCGGTCCCAAACGACAGATTGAACGTGATGATTTCCTTACCAAATTCAATCCCGAACCCGAATTTTATGTCAGCACAGTATACCCGGCCATCAAGGAGATGGACGGGGCCATCGTGCGTGGCGAGAAGCATCGGGAGCGGGGAGCGGCCTACAGTGCAGAATTTGAATATCAGCAGGCCATGTCCATTGATGAGGAAAACGTTCGTGCCAACTTTGGTTTGGGATTGACGTATCTTGATCGCGGTGATCAGGTGAAAGCCAACGATATTTTTGAACGGCTGGTCGGATTGGAAGCGGCTTTTGAGGCTGAGCATAAGCATCTGTTTAATGATTTCGGCATCAACATGCGTAAAAACAAGATGTATGATCAGGCCTTGCAATACTATCTGCGTGCTGAAGAATTGGTGAAGAATGACGAGCACCTTTTTCACAATATTGCCCGGTGTTACTTTGAAAAGGGCAATGTAGATGAGTGCAAGAAATATCTGATCAAGAGTTTGGCGGTTAACCCGAATCTCGAAGCAAGCAAACAATTTTGGACTTATTTACAAACTCAAGGATACGTTAAAGACGGCGAAGCGCCAGGCGTGTCTATCGAATTGCAGCCTCGTGATTCTTCTCAGAGTGAGAAAAATGCGGGGAAGTCGAATGGGGCGGGCGGTGCTCCTCTTTCCATGAATTTGGATTAA
- a CDS encoding HDOD domain-containing protein, giving the protein MNQDRVQDFLRELPGMREDLPFSPEVLQKLFVQTGKGSVASLEDVGETLSMDQGLTTRILSLANSAYYGLQAEVQSVTRAAAVLGMAEIRNIVIALGVAGLTKAYSIPEDFDLGEYWSHQFLVGMVSKELSRMTDVGKPDNMFTVGLLHDIGKLITALKRPDDWQAIRELAEDDELIDSVAEEEYWGLDHAVVGALVLKSWDLPADLVEPVNWHHSPALAPDHSLEANIICLADAVVRTVEDSESFYAEKVEQLCSDVEVDMDDIMETAEEMFESGDIEQFVKTLS; this is encoded by the coding sequence ATGAATCAGGATAGAGTTCAGGATTTCCTTCGAGAGCTTCCGGGAATGCGTGAGGATTTACCGTTTTCTCCAGAGGTCTTGCAAAAGCTCTTTGTCCAGACAGGGAAAGGGTCAGTGGCTTCTCTTGAGGATGTGGGTGAGACATTAAGCATGGATCAGGGGTTGACCACGCGTATATTGAGTCTTGCCAATTCTGCATATTACGGATTGCAAGCCGAGGTCCAGTCTGTTACTCGCGCAGCCGCCGTTCTTGGTATGGCTGAAATTCGCAACATTGTTATCGCTCTGGGTGTAGCCGGTTTGACTAAGGCGTACTCGATCCCGGAAGATTTTGACCTTGGAGAGTATTGGTCGCATCAGTTTCTTGTCGGCATGGTCTCCAAAGAGTTGTCTCGTATGACCGATGTGGGAAAACCTGACAATATGTTCACCGTGGGGTTGCTGCATGATATCGGCAAGCTTATTACGGCATTGAAACGGCCTGATGATTGGCAGGCCATTCGTGAACTGGCTGAAGACGATGAGTTGATCGACTCGGTGGCCGAAGAGGAATATTGGGGATTGGACCACGCCGTTGTCGGTGCGTTGGTGCTCAAGTCTTGGGATTTGCCTGCGGATTTGGTGGAGCCAGTTAACTGGCATCATTCCCCGGCATTGGCCCCGGATCATTCCCTTGAAGCTAATATTATTTGTCTGGCAGATGCCGTGGTCCGCACCGTTGAAGATTCCGAGAGTTTTTATGCCGAGAAGGTCGAACAACTTTGCTCGGACGTGGAAGTTGATATGGATGATATCATGGAGACAGCCGAAGAGATGTTCGAATCCGGTGATATCGAACAATTTGTGAAAACACTTTCCTAA
- the recJ gene encoding single-stranded-DNA-specific exonuclease RecJ, producing MPCIWKPRGEETAPASAASIAEELSVSPLIVEILWNRGLTDVEEMDKFLSPLLRHMANPAEIPGLTQAVEVLAQGLAEGRTLAVWGDYDVDGITATAVIKEFFAMHDMEIMHHLPNRMEEGYGMNVPGVEHLHEQGATMLLTVDCGISDMEPVARARELGMTVIVSDHHLPGEEMPDAHAICDPRLEDGGSCDDLAGVGVAFMLMVALNKLLPGDPVDVRPLLDLVALGTIADIVKLTGQNRILVKNGLLLIKEAKRPGMAALKVVSDYERGAELGAGQIGFNLAPRINAAGRMGDPTKALNLLLAKDFDTAMPIAEELNAINMERRRQEQEISDQAFEQAESMRHMAGLVLYGEDWHPGIIGIVASRVVEKFYRPTLILCSPEASEGLLKGSGRSIAEFNLYEGLKAVSGVLVGFGGHKQAAGMSLEAENLTALREQFNQHVIDTLGPEPLTPTLKLDHELGFSNINNTLLQELELLQPFGMGNPEPVFATQPITVAEHRTFGREHEHVKLVLQDKETGAKFPGKAWRMGSSLPRDIQGRTMRFAFTPKIDRYRGIPKIDLRIRDWLY from the coding sequence TTGCCTTGCATTTGGAAACCTCGCGGTGAAGAAACCGCTCCCGCTTCTGCTGCGTCTATTGCAGAGGAATTATCTGTCTCGCCGTTAATTGTTGAAATCCTGTGGAATCGTGGTCTGACTGACGTGGAGGAGATGGACAAGTTTTTGAGTCCGTTGCTTCGTCATATGGCGAACCCAGCCGAAATTCCCGGCCTAACGCAGGCTGTCGAAGTCTTGGCTCAAGGCTTGGCAGAGGGGCGGACTCTTGCCGTTTGGGGTGATTATGATGTGGATGGCATAACGGCTACGGCTGTTATCAAAGAATTTTTCGCTATGCATGACATGGAAATCATGCACCACCTGCCCAATCGCATGGAAGAAGGCTACGGCATGAATGTCCCCGGAGTAGAACACCTGCACGAACAGGGTGCCACCATGCTGCTTACCGTAGATTGTGGTATTTCCGATATGGAACCTGTGGCTCGTGCTCGCGAACTCGGCATGACCGTGATTGTGTCGGACCATCACCTGCCGGGCGAAGAGATGCCCGATGCCCATGCTATTTGTGATCCGCGTTTGGAAGACGGTGGCTCGTGTGATGACCTTGCCGGAGTGGGCGTAGCTTTTATGCTTATGGTAGCCCTCAATAAATTGCTTCCCGGTGATCCAGTGGATGTCCGTCCGTTGCTCGATCTTGTCGCCCTTGGTACCATCGCTGACATAGTCAAGCTGACCGGCCAGAATCGTATTCTGGTCAAGAATGGTTTGCTTCTTATCAAGGAAGCCAAACGTCCCGGCATGGCCGCGCTTAAGGTCGTCAGTGATTATGAACGTGGTGCAGAACTCGGTGCTGGTCAAATTGGATTCAACCTCGCGCCGCGTATCAATGCAGCCGGACGTATGGGGGACCCGACCAAGGCGCTGAATCTTTTGTTGGCCAAGGACTTTGATACGGCCATGCCCATTGCCGAGGAGTTGAACGCCATCAACATGGAGCGCCGTCGGCAGGAGCAGGAGATTTCGGATCAGGCTTTTGAACAGGCGGAAAGCATGCGTCATATGGCCGGACTGGTCTTGTACGGCGAAGATTGGCATCCCGGCATAATCGGCATTGTGGCTTCTCGTGTTGTCGAGAAATTTTATCGTCCCACGCTCATCCTGTGTTCGCCTGAGGCCTCTGAAGGACTGCTTAAAGGATCTGGTCGGAGCATTGCCGAATTCAATTTGTACGAAGGGTTGAAAGCAGTCAGTGGGGTGTTGGTCGGGTTTGGTGGGCACAAACAGGCGGCAGGGATGTCTCTTGAGGCTGAGAACTTGACCGCTTTGCGCGAACAATTCAACCAGCACGTGATCGATACGCTCGGTCCAGAGCCGTTGACGCCAACGCTCAAGCTTGATCACGAACTTGGCTTTTCCAACATCAATAATACATTGCTTCAGGAGTTGGAACTTCTTCAGCCGTTCGGCATGGGGAATCCCGAGCCGGTGTTTGCCACTCAGCCGATCACTGTCGCCGAGCATCGAACCTTTGGCCGTGAACATGAGCACGTCAAACTCGTGCTTCAGGATAAGGAGACCGGGGCCAAGTTCCCCGGCAAGGCATGGCGCATGGGGAGCAGTCTTCCCAGAGACATTCAAGGGAGAACAATGCGGTTTGCCTTCACTCCGAAAATTGACCGCTATCGAGGCATCCCAAAGATCGATCTACGTATTCGCGATTGGCTGTATTGA
- the lipA gene encoding lipoyl synthase, translating into MSLKKNSEKPLRIPKWLRIKLPNNENFTNTSGLIADLNLNTVCQSAKCPNKWECFSKNVATFLIMGSICTRNCAFCNIVSGDLEQLDPTEPARVAEAAKRLKLKHVVITSVTRDDLPDGGAAHFAATIKAVQQVMPDCTIEVLIPDFQGDQDALKTVLDARPNVLNHNLETVAVLYDDIRPQANYRQSLDVLVNAKRMAPNIPTKSGIMVGLGENDEQIMTVLDDFAAVDCDIVTIGQYMQPSRQHPMVKRYVEPEVFDKYAEEGKKRGIKHMFSAPLVRSSYNAADFV; encoded by the coding sequence ATGTCTTTGAAAAAGAATTCCGAAAAGCCTTTGCGGATTCCCAAATGGTTGCGCATAAAGCTGCCGAATAACGAAAATTTCACCAACACTTCCGGCTTGATAGCGGACCTGAATCTCAACACGGTCTGTCAGAGCGCCAAGTGTCCGAACAAGTGGGAGTGTTTTTCCAAGAACGTGGCAACATTCCTGATCATGGGCTCGATCTGCACGCGCAACTGTGCCTTCTGCAACATCGTTTCCGGCGATCTTGAGCAGCTTGATCCGACGGAACCAGCTCGTGTGGCCGAGGCCGCCAAACGCCTCAAGCTCAAGCACGTAGTCATCACCTCCGTCACCCGCGACGACCTGCCTGACGGAGGGGCCGCTCACTTCGCGGCCACCATCAAGGCCGTGCAACAAGTCATGCCCGATTGTACCATTGAAGTGCTCATTCCGGATTTCCAAGGCGATCAGGACGCTCTCAAAACCGTGCTTGATGCTCGTCCCAACGTGCTCAACCACAACCTTGAGACTGTGGCGGTTCTCTATGACGATATCCGACCACAGGCTAACTACCGTCAGTCTCTCGACGTGCTGGTCAACGCCAAACGCATGGCCCCGAACATTCCCACCAAGTCCGGCATCATGGTCGGTCTGGGTGAAAACGACGAACAGATCATGACGGTTCTCGACGATTTCGCCGCCGTGGACTGTGACATCGTCACCATCGGCCAATACATGCAGCCCAGTCGCCAACATCCCATGGTCAAACGCTATGTGGAGCCAGAAGTTTTCGACAAGTACGCCGAGGAAGGCAAAAAGCGCGGCATCAAGCACATGTTCAGCGCACCACTCGTCCGGTCAAGCTACAACGCGGCCGACTTCGTGTAG
- the lipB gene encoding lipoyl(octanoyl) transferase LipB gives MKIIDLGLISYKKAEALQLKTLEAVTAGSEDNTVFILEHPKVITLGRQGGAENLHMDKALLAEHGIELAQTTRGGNITCHFPGQLVAYPIWRVEKRPGGMRKFFHDMEEAVINTCAHFGVQTIRRPKHPGVWVDETRKICSMGIGVRRWVTYHGLALNIGSDVSLFNAITLCGIQGAVPTSLSTEAGHEIDMKDAKNVFEKEFRKAFADSQMVAHKAAE, from the coding sequence ATGAAGATCATAGACCTCGGGCTGATCAGCTACAAAAAAGCCGAAGCCCTGCAACTCAAGACGTTGGAAGCGGTCACTGCCGGTTCCGAAGACAATACCGTGTTCATCCTCGAACATCCCAAGGTTATTACGCTTGGCCGTCAGGGCGGAGCCGAAAATCTGCATATGGATAAGGCTTTACTTGCCGAACACGGTATCGAACTGGCCCAGACCACCCGTGGCGGAAACATCACCTGTCACTTTCCGGGCCAGCTCGTGGCCTACCCTATCTGGCGGGTCGAAAAACGTCCCGGCGGCATGAGAAAATTCTTCCACGACATGGAAGAGGCCGTCATCAACACCTGCGCGCATTTCGGCGTACAGACCATCCGACGCCCCAAACATCCCGGCGTATGGGTGGACGAAACACGGAAAATATGCTCAATGGGCATCGGCGTTCGCCGCTGGGTCACCTACCACGGTCTGGCCCTCAACATCGGTAGTGACGTCAGCCTGTTCAACGCCATCACATTGTGCGGCATCCAAGGGGCGGTTCCCACCTCTCTCTCAACAGAAGCCGGACACGAAATAGATATGAAGGACGCTAAAAATGTCTTTGAAAAAGAATTCCGAAAAGCCTTTGCGGATTCCCAAATGGTTGCGCATAAAGCTGCCGAATAA